From a region of the Impatiens glandulifera chromosome 4, dImpGla2.1, whole genome shotgun sequence genome:
- the LOC124934622 gene encoding alpha carbonic anhydrase 7-like, with amino-acid sequence MEKIRSISTLLMLVFILFLALSNYATASEELEYEGEFNYEKDSERGPEGWGGLCNSGRMQSPIDLSNERVEMVSHLGIVKRKYKPSNATLINKGHDMQLSWKGDAGSIEINETEYELQQCHWHSPSEHTFNGRKFDLEAHLVHRSKSGKYVVISIIYKLGHADSFLTQLKEDIIDLQDTLHLERMVEIVDPRMIEIGSHKYYRYHGSLTTPPCNETVTWTVVNKVMTVSKAQLEVLREAIHDESGSNARPLQSINGRTVQLYTPEDY; translated from the exons ATGGAGAAAATTAGAAGCATTAGTACTCTTCTTATGCTTGTCTTCATTTTGTTCTTAGCCTTGTCCAATTATGCAACAGCATCTGAGGAACTTG AGTATGAGGGAGAGTTCAACTACGAGAAGGATAGCGAAAGAGGACCGGAAGGATGGGGAGGCTTGTGTAATAGTGGAAGGATGCAGTCTCCAATCGATCTATCAAATGAGAGAGTTGAAATGGTTTCCCATTTAGGGATTGTTAAAAGGAAATACAAGCCATCTAATGCTACCCTCATTAATAAAGGCCATGACATGCAG tTGAGTTGGAAAGGAGATGCAGGATctattgaaataaatgaaactGAATATGAACTTCAACAATGTCATTGGCATTCACCTTCTGAACATACCTTTAACGGCAGAAA ATTTGATCTTGAGGCTCACTTAGTTCATAGGAGTAAGAGCggaaaatatgttgttataagCATCATTTATAAACTTGGACATGCCGATTCTTTCTTAACTCAG TTGAAGGAAGACATAATAGACCTTCAAGACACACTACATTTAGAGAGAATGGTGGAGATTGTAGATCCGAGAATGATTGAGATTGGAAGTCACAAATATTACCGTTATCATGGTTCACTCACCACTCCTCCATGCAATGAAACTGTTACTTGGACCGTGGTTAATAAGGTAATGACAGTTTCAAAAGCACAATTAGAAGTGTTGCGGGAGGCAATTCATGATGAATCAGGGAGCAATGCTAGACCATTACAATCCATAAATGGACGTACAGTTCAACTTTATACTCCTGAAGATTATTAA
- the LOC124934621 gene encoding alpha carbonic anhydrase 7-like: protein MEKIRSISTLLMLVFILFLAFSNYATASEELEYEGEFNYEKDSERGPEGWGGLCNSGRMQSPIDLSNERVEMVSHLGIVKRKYKPSNATLVNKGHDMQLSWKGDAGFIKINKTEYELQQCHWHSPSEHTINGIRFDLEAHLVHKSKSGKYAVISIIYKLGHADSFLTQLKEDLIDLQDTLHLERMVGIVDPRMIEIGSHKYYRYHGSLTTPPCNETVTWTVVNKVMTVSKAQLEVLREAIHDESGSNARPLQSINGRTVQLYTPEDY from the exons ATGGAGAAAATTAGAAGCATTAGTACTCTTCTTATGCTTGTCTTCATTTTGTTCTTAGCCTTTTCCAATTATGCAACAGCATCTGAGGAACTTG AGTATGAGGGAGAGTTCAACTACGAGAAGGATAGCGAAAGAGGACCGGAAGGATGGGGAGGCTTGTGTAATAGTGGAAGGATGCAGTCTCCAATCGATCTATCAAATGAGAGAGTTGAAATGGTTTCCCATTTAGGGATTGTTAAAAGGAAATACAAGCCATCCAATGCTACCCTTGTTAATAAAGGCCATGACATGCAG tTGAGTTGGAAAGGTGATGCgggatttattaaaataaataaaactgaataTGAACTCCAACAATGTCATTGGCACTCACCTTCTGAACATACCATTAACGGCATAag ATTTGATCTTGAGGCGCATTTAGTTCATAAGAGCAAGAGCGGAAAATATGCTGTTATAAGCATCATTTATAAACTTGGACATGCCGATTCTTTCTTAACTCAG TTGAAGGAAGACTTGATAGACCTTCAAGACACACTACATTTAGAGAGAATGGTGGGGATTGTAGATCCGAGAATGATAGAGATTGGAAGTCACAAATATTACCGTTATCATGGTTCTCTTACGACTCCTCCATGCAATGAAACTGTTACTTGGACCGTGGTTAATAAGGTAATGACAGTTTCAAAAGCACAATTAGAAGTGTTGCGGGAGGCAATTCATGATGAATCAGGGAGCAATGCTAGGCCATTACAATCCATAAATGGACGTACAGTTCAACTTTATACTCCTGAAGATTATTAA